The following proteins come from a genomic window of Anopheles ziemanni chromosome 3, idAnoZiCoDA_A2_x.2, whole genome shotgun sequence:
- the LOC131288629 gene encoding G-protein coupled receptor Mth2-like has product MAQYVDKSGPAMAFRRAALLLLICLAGAASGKLATTNDHLAVQCCQQTGYVVDPKQQQCVRTDGNYTAHMHVNCTQSYLIYREIEPEVYVDEAGLLVDGAFLIQRSDFCVGHALDAQRPQPVFVVCFNIANMESLATMLVSKGIMMLISVFFLLLTLYIYYIIPDLRETQDKVTSMAVACLAVFLFLLSLVQLWLSLTQTSFCTVIAFLMYFFLISYFAWLNMVMANVWKLTVARRWRIKERFWYVLNHIYAITVAVTLTTMVYIYHARYPTFGEMSCWFRTEREQSYFVYLPVSVMLSINIFLFIWTSLHLHASGDDISPDRKKSLRYKCMLYLKLFLLSGLLWIFEVLSFHISEGLVPQSWFWILVDAVNCLHGVLIFFVLIVWRQRIKRELATRQLFCLRAPARWAQLKDDEQEHLHDDGRESGKHDLIIK; this is encoded by the exons ATGGCACAGTATGTTGACAAAAGTGGGCCAGCGATGGCATTCCGGAGGGCGGCATTACTGCTTCTAATCTGCCTTGCCGGTGCAGCCAGCGGGAAGCTGGCGACGACCAACGACCACCTAGCCGTCCAGTGCTGCCAACAGACCGGGTACGTCGTCGACCCGAAACAGCAGCAATGCGTGCGAACGGACGGCAACTACACGGCGCACATGCATGTCAACTGCACCCAGAGCTACTTGATCTACCGCGAGATCGAACCGGAGGTGTACGTGGATGAGGCGGGCCTGCTGGTGGACGGCGCGTTCCTGATCCAACGGTCCGA CTTCTGCGTGGGTCACGCCTTGGATGCACAGCGTCCGCAACCGGTGTTCGTGGTGTGCTTCAACATAGCTAACATGGAGTCGCTAGCGACCATGCTCGTCAGCAAGGGCATCATGATGCTGATCTCCGTCTTCTTCCTGCTGCTGACACTCTACATCTACTACATCATCCCGGACCTGCGGGAGACGCAGGACAAGGTGACCTCGATGGCCGTCGCCTGCCTTGCGGTGTTCCTGTTTCTGCTCAGTCTCGTCCAGCTGTGGCTCTCGTTGACGCAAACGTCCTTCTGCACGGTCATAG CGTTCCTGATGTACTTCTTCCTCATCAGCTATTTCGCCTGGCTGAACATGGTTATGGCCAACGTATGGAAATTGACAGT TGCCCGTCGTTGGAGAATCAAGGAACGATTCTGGTACGTCCTGAACCACATCTACGCAATAACCGTCGCTGTGACGCTAACGACCATGGTCTACATTTATCACGCCCGGTATCCGACGTTCGGTGAAATGTCCTGCTGGTTTCGGA CGGAACGGGAACAGTCGTACTTCGTCTATCTTCCGGTGAGCGTGATGCTGAGCATAAACATTTTCCTGTTCATCTGGACGAGCCTGCATCTGCACGCGAGCGGTGACGATATCAGCCCGGACCGGAAAAAGTCCCTCCGGTACAAGTGCATGCTGTATCTGAAGCTGTTCCTGCTGTCCGGCCTGCTGTGGATCTTCGAAGTACTGTCGTTCCACATCAGCGAGGGTCTGGTGCCGCAGTCCTGGTTCTGGATCCTCGTCGATGCCGTCAACTGTCTGCACGGGGTGCTCATCTTTTTCGTGCTGATCGTCTGGCGTCAGCGCATCAAGCGTGAACTGGCCACCAGGCAGCTGTTCTGCCTGCGTGCCCCTGCCCGGTGGGCCCAGCTGAAGGATGACGAACAGGAGCATCTGCACGATGACG GGCGCGAATCGGGAAAGCATGATCTTATCATCAAGTAA